The DNA sequence ACCTGGGCGTCGAGACCCATCTGATCGTCAGCCGGTGGGCGCGGGTCACGCTGGCACAGGAGACGAACTCCTCGGCGCGTGACCTCGAGAGCCTGGCCACGGTCTCCCACAGCCCGGATGATCAGGGAGCTCCGGTCTCCAGCGGATCGTTCCGGGTGGACGGAATGGTGGTCGTGCCGTGCAGCATGAAGACGCTTGCCGCGATCCGCACCGGCTGCGGCGAGGGGCTCATCGGCCGTGCCGCGGATGTGATGCTCAAGGAGCGGCGCCGGCTGGTTCTCGTGGCCCGGGAGACTCCCCTGTCGGCCGTGCACCTGGAGAACATGCTCGAGCTGACCCGGATGGGCGCCGTGATCATGCCGCCAGTGCCCGCGTTCTACAACCAGCCCGCCACCCTTGACGACCTCGTCGAGCACATCGTCGCCCGCGTCCTCGACCAGTTCGGCCTGGACCTGCCCACTGCGCGCCGGTGGCAGGGGACGGTGAAGCCGGTCCGCCGATCCCGGCCGTCTCGCGGCGCCCGCGACCTCAACGGCCGCCTCGTGGGCGGCCACGCCATCGCTCCGGGATCTCCCGGCACCCCGTCGGACCCCACCCCGCCCTCCTGAACTCCGTTCACGCCGCGGCCGCACCGCCGGCCCCTCTCGCTTCTCACGCCAGGAAAGGCCCAGCCATGACACAGCACGGCACCGCACTCAACTTCCGTGACTTCGTGGAGGAGTTGCTCGCGGAAGGTGACGCGGTGGACATCCGCACCCCGGTCAGTCCCACCCTGGAGGCCGCGGCCATCACCAGGCGCGTCTACGAAACGAGGAGCCCCGCCCCGCTCTTCAGCAACCTGTCCGGGGCCGAGGCGGGATTCCGGATTCTCGGTGCGCCCGCCGGCCTCAGCGGTGCGCGGAAGGGCACCTACGGCCGGCTCGCCGCACATTTCGGTCTGCCCCGTGACACCACGCCGCGCGAGCTGCTGGAAAAGCTCATCTCCGCCATGCACGCCGACCCCGTCGCCCCCCGGGTCGTGGACACCGGACCGTGCAAGGAGAACGTCCTCACCGGGGACGACGTCGACCTGGAGCGATTCCCCGTTCCGCTGCTGCACGAGCGGGACGGCGGCCGGTACCTCGGGACCTACGGCTTCCACGTGGTGGCCACCCCCGACGGCCGGTGGACGAGCTGGTCGATCAGCCGGACCATGCTCCACGGCCGCACCACCCTGGTCGGCCCGTGCATGCCCCAGCAGCACCTCGGCGCCATCCACCGGATGTGGCGCGAGAGGGGCGAGCGCACCCCCTGGGCGATGGTGCTCGGCGCACCGCCCGCCGCCCTGGCCGCGGCCGGCATGCCCCTTCCCGCCGAAGTGGACGAGAGCGGCTACGTCGGCGCCCTGACCGGCAGCCCGGTCGAAGTGGTCCGCACCGAGACCAACGACCTGTACGTCCCGGCCAACGCCGAGATCGTGCTGGAGGGGTACATCAGCCCCGACGAGACCGCCCCCGAAGGGCCGATGGGGGAGTACCACGGCTACCAGTTCGCCGAGGGCAGGCCCCAGCCCGTCTTCCACGTCGAGGCCATCACCTTCCGCGACGACCCGATCCTGCCGATCTGTGTCGCGGGCCTGCCCCCCGAGGAGAACCACACGATCTGGGGCACCATGATCGCCGCCACCGGCCTGGACCGGTTGCGCTCCAGCGGCCTGCCCGTCTCGATGGCCTGGTGCTCCTACGAAGCCGCGACCTGCTGGATCGTTGTGTCCGTCGACACCCGTCGGCTGGCCCGGACGCGCCTGAGCGAACGCGAACTGTCCGACGCCGTGGCCGAGGTGCTCTTCGGCTCCCACACCGGATGGCTGGTACCCAAGGTCATCCTGGTCGCCGACGACATCGACATCACCGACATCGACCAGGTGGTGTGGGCCATGGCCACCCGCTACCACCCTGGCACCGGCGAATACCTCTACCCGGACGCACCGGGGATTCCCCTGGTGCCCTACCTCACCGAGGAGGAGGTGCGCACCGGGCGCGGCGGCAAGTCCGTCATGAGCTGCTTGCAGCCCGAACAGTTCGAAGGCCGCGCCCGGGGCACGGCTGCCGGCTTCCGCCACTCCTACCCCGAGGACGTGCGAAAGCGCGTATGCGAGAACTGGACCGACTACGGGTTCTCCGCGACAGGGCTTCCGCCTCGGTGAGTACGCGCAGGGGATCACCTCGCCGGGGCGCCGGTGTCCTGGACCTCGTGGTGCCCAACTTCCGGTTCATGGCCGCGACGGTACGCGTGACGGCCGTACGGGGAAGGAACCGCGGCGCCCATGAACTCACCCGGTGCAGCCTCCGGCCCGGATACGAGGCGGCCTTGCCGCGGGCGAAGTCGTCCAGCGTTTGCGCGGCGACCACCTCGGGCCGGTCGGTCACCCTGGGGTCCATGACGGCGGTGGTGTGGTCGAAGAAACCGGTGTCGGTCGCGCCGGGGTGGGCGCCCATGACACGCACCCCGGTGTCCCGCAGCTCCTCCGCGAGCGCCTCGGTGAAGAAGAGGACGAACGCCTTCGTCGCGGCGTAGTGACGGCCACGGCAGGCACGGGATGAGACCACCTGATCGTTGATCAACACGTAGAGTGCCATCAGACGAGTGTTGTTCAGTTCTTCGCTCACATATCAAGCTGAATGCCCTCCTCCCACGCCTGCGGACCGATCTCACTTCACGCGGTCTTCACGTGATCAACCACCTAGTTCGGCCTCGAGCGCACATGGTGTGCGATCGCCGCGTCGTCGTTCGCGCCGTACATGTCGTCGATCAACGCTGCGAACGAGTTCACGACGGCATTGCGCTTGATCTTGCCGTTCGCGGTCCGCTCGCCGCGCTCGACTTGCAGGGACCGCGGCAGAACGCGAAAGTCCTTCAACTGCTCTACGCGCGCGAGGTCCGCGTTGACCCGGGCGACCTCCGCTCGCAGGCGTTCGGCCAGCACCTCTGCCGACCGGGCCGCTGCGGATGTGCTCGGCTCGAGCAGGACGGTGAGGTACTTGCGGGCGTCGCCGACGACGATCGCTTCGTTGATCAGCGAGCTCTCCTTCAACCGGGTTTCGATGGGCTGAGGATTGATCGTTTTGCCGCCTCGGGTGATGATCACGTCCTTCTTCCGGCCGATGAGCCGGATGTCGCCGTGGGCTGTGCGCTCCATCAGGTCACCGGTGCGGAACCAGCCGTCCTGGAAAACAGCCTCGGTCTCCGCCGGGTTGCGCCAGTATCCGTCGAAGAGCAGGGGCGCGCGGATCAGCATTTCGCCATCGTCCGCGACTTTCACCTGGAACCGTGGGTCCGGGAGTTCTCTGCCGATGAAGCCCGGACGGGGGAACGGCTGGTTGAAATGAGCGATGGGACACCCGGCGGTCTCGGTGAGGCCGTAGTTCTCGCGAAGGTCGAGCCCCCAGATCTGCCAAATCGCGATGACACTTTCGGGCATGGCGGCAGACGCGGTGTAGGCAACGCGGATGCGATCCATTCCGACGGTTGCCCGCAGTGGCAAGAACACCCAACGAAGTGCGGCAGCGTACGCCATCCGCAGCGGTACCGAGGGCCGACGACGGGACCAGCGGCGTTCGGCTACTCTGCGGCCGGCCCACATGGCGGCGCCATAGGCGTAGCGACGACGTCGCGGCCAGACCTCCGTCTGTGCGATCAGTTCGCCGGCGATCTTCTCGTAGAACCGCGGCGGCCAGAGCACTGCTGTCGGCCGCACCGAACGCAACACGTCTTCGTAGTCAGCAATGCGGCAGTATGTGACCACCAGCCGTGAGAGCAGCGGCGCGAACACCGACACCAACGCCGGCGCCACGTGGGCCAACGGCAGGAAGCCCACGGCATCGTGCTCGTGGCGGAGGAGCTGCGGGTAGAGGCCGACGAAGGTCTGAACCGCGTGCTGAAGCGTGCGGTGCGTGTGGGTGACGCCTTTGGGAACTCCCGTGGATCCCGACGTGTAAAACAGCACCGCTGGATCGTCGACGGATCCGTCGGCGACCAGCTCGGACAGAGGATCGGCGCTGTCGGCTGCGTACCGTGTTCCTTCTTCGCACAGCGCTTCCCACGTTGTCCTTTTGATCACCTCGGGCAGCTCCGGCGGAGTGGCGTCGATTCCCACCACGAGCCGCAGCTTCGGTGTGTGTGCGGCGACCTCCGCCACCTTGATGAGCTCCGTCGTCGTCTCGCCGATGAAGGCGACGGCCTCGCTGTGTGCGAGGAGTTGCTCGATCTCGGCAGGTGAGTTGGTCGGATAGACGCCGATCACGACGCCGCCGACACTCTGGACGGCCAGCGCGGCGAACACCCACTCCGGGCGTGCGCTGCTCATCACCGCGACGCGATCGCCGTGCCGCACACCGTGCGCGACCAGGCCGAGTGCGAGATCTTGCACGCGATCCCGGTACGTTCGCCACGTGATCGCCTGCATGGCCCCATCCCGCCAGTAACGCAGCGCGACGGCGTCGGGTTCCCTGTTCGCGCGATCGAGCAGCAGTCCCGGTAGCGTCCGGGTCGGCTCGAAATTGATCAGATCCATGACACGGCCTCTCTTCCAGAGCCGACAAGCCCGGGTCCGATGAGATTCATGCGGCACTCTCCCCGAGGTGCAGGAAGTCACCTCGGTACCACGTCACCGGCTTGCCGCTGCCTGTCCGCGCGTCGTGTACACGGCCGATGAGGATCACATGATCTCCGCCGGGTACGACGTGATCCAGTGCGCAACGGATGACTGCCGCCGCATCGGGCAGGAGCGGGTGACCACTCTCATCGAATGCGAAGGCTCCGTACGCGAACTTGTTTTCACCTTTTGTCGCGAACTTGATCGCTAACTCCGCGTGTGCGGGTGTCACGATGTTGACGATGAACCGCTCAGCCGCCATGAAGACGGGAGAGCAGTTCGCTCCTCGGTCCAGGCACACCAGGACGAGCGGCGGATCGAGTGACAGCGCCGCGAAGGAACTCGCGGTGAACCCGTGCAGCGTGCCTGACGTGCTTCGCGTCGTCACGATCGTCACGCCTGAAGGGAAGCGGGCCAACGCCGAGCGGAAGGCGGCCGGGTCCAGCCCTTGACATTGATCAACCACGATATCCCTCGCGAGCAGCTCGGGCGGCAGGGTCGTTGAAGACCGTCCGCGCGTCGGCAACCGTGACGCGGAGCTGCTCTTCAACCGGCCAACGGGAAGTCCCTGAGTGAAGGGCCCGTTTCAGCGCCGCGAACACGGCAGGTGGTTTCGCCGCTGCCGCCCGTGCGTCCGCCATCGCGGTCGCGAGCAGGTCGCCCTGCTCGACCACCTGGTCGACGATGCCCATCCGCTCCGCGTCGAACGCGTCGACGGGCTCTCCGTTCAGCAGGAGGCGCCGGGCCGCGCGGTCGCCCAGGACCCCGCGCACTCGAGTGATCCCCTTCACGGCCGGCAGCATCCCGTGGTTGATCTCGGGGAAGACGAAACGCGCCTCAGCCGACGCGTACACCTTGTCGGCGAACAGGGCCATTTCGATGCCACCACCGACGCACCAGCCGTTGACCGCACACACCAGCGGCCGGGCAAAGTCCTCCAGCGCGCAGAGCAGCGCGTGAAACGACGCCATCCGCTCGACCATCGAATCGGCCCCGAAGCCGATGGCTTCCTTGATGTCGCCACCCGCGCAGAAGAAGCGCTCACCAGCTCCCGTCAGGACCACCGCGGGGGTGCCGGGGCCGTCGGCGAGGGTTTCCAGCGTCGTTGTCAGCTCGCTGACGAGCGAGTTGCTGAGCGCGTTCGCCGGCGGGTGGTTCAGGGTGAGTACCACCACGCCGTCCACTTCGTCGGACGCGTGCACAGCGCTGGGCGCTGTGTTGTGCGAGGCAATGCTCATGCTCGCCTTCCCTCAGTTCGCCAGTCCGCCGGCAGTGCGAGCGGAGGGGAAGTCCACGGGGCGCTTCTCCCGGAAAGCCTGGCGTGCTTCGGCGTAGTCGGCACCGGCGAAGTCGAGGATCTCGAGTGCCGAGGACAGCTCGTGCTGGGGCATCGCGTTGGTGAGCCAGGCGTTGAGCGCACGCTTGGTGAAACGGAGCGCCTGCTGGGAACCGCGGGCCAGCTGGGACGCGACCTCGAGGGCGCGGGGCAGCACCTGCTCGCGGGGAACGGACAGGCTCACGAGCCCGATCCGCTCGGCCTCGGCGCCCGTCAGCTTCTCGGAGGTGAGCACGTAGTACTTGGTCTTGGCCATGCCGACAAGCAACGGCCAGATGAGTGCGGCGTGGTCGCCGGCGGTCACACCGACCTTGGTGTGGCCTTCGATCAGCACCGCGTCGTCCGCGGCGATGCTGATGTCGGCGAGAAGCGCGGTCGACAGCCCGTAGCCGACCGCGGGGCCGTTGATCGCGGAGATGATCGGCTTCTCGATGCGCAACATCGTCGCGACCCGCTTGCGTTCGGTCTCCAGTATCGCGAGCGCGTCCTGGGGCGTGGGATCGGGCTGAGCGACGTCCATCCCGGTACAGAAGGCTTTGCCGGCCCCGGTGATGACGACGACCCGGGTCTGGTCGTCGCGCTCGACGTCGGCCCAGATCTGGTTCATCTCCTCGAACATCGGCAGGGTGAGCGAGTTGTACCGGTCGGGTCGATTGATCGTGATCTGGAGGATGCCGTTGTCGTGGCGTTCGGTGAGGACGTTGCCGGTGCCGTGGTGGTAGAGGGTGGTCATCGGCTGGTCTCCTTGGGGTGTGTGGGGTTGTGCTGGGAGTGGAACTGGCGGAGTGCTTCTTGGTGGGCGGGGCGTGCGGCTCGGATGTCGGCGAGTACGTCGTCGGCGGGGCGGATGACGTTGCGGGGGTTTTTGAAGTGGGGGATCACGTACTTGCCGAAGAGTTCGATCGAGCGCAGGAGCTGGTGGTGGGGGAGGCTGTCGACGCGGAGGACGAGTGCGTCGACGCCCATGTCGGCGTAGCGCTGTACGTGTTCGATGCAGTGGTCGGGGTCGCCGACCATGAAGCCTTGGGAGCGTTCGAACATGTACTCCTCGTCGTTGAAGTCGATGTTTTTGACGGCGCCCATGTAGGCGTAGTCCTGGGAGAGTTTGGAGAGCCGTTCGTAGGCGTCGGTGGAGAGTTTGGCCATCTCGAAGAGGGGTTTGGCCTCGGTGCGGGCTTGTGCTGTTGTCTCGGCGCAGTGCATGCCGCCGGAGATCGCGACCATCTTGCGGGGTGTGATCGGGTGGGGGTGGTCGGTGGCGGCGAGTGTGGTGTCGTAGAGCTTCACCATGTTTTCGACGAGGTCGAATCCGAGGTAGAGGCCGCCCATGATGGCGCCGATGCCCATGGTGGCCGCGGTTTGGACCGAGCTGGGGCTGCCGGCGGCGGCTGAGATGGGCGGGTAGGGCGTCTGCAGGGGCTTGGGGACCAGGCTGCGGGGCGGGATCTTGTAGTGCTCGCCCACGTAGGAGAAGGGGTCGTCGAGGAAGGCGCGGCGGATGAGTTCGACGCCTTCTCGCCACTGGGACTTGTTCTCGGACGGGTCGACTTCGAAGGCGCGCAGGGCGAGGGTGGTGTTACCGCGTCCGGTGCCGAGTTCGATGCGTCCGTTGGAGAGGATGTCCTCGGTCGCGACGCGTTCGGCCACGCGCAGGGCGTGGTTCATCCGTGTCGGCAGCAGTGTCACCAGGTGGATGAAGCGGATCCGGCTGGTGAGAGCCATCAGGTACGGGTAGAGCACCTCCGGAGCGGAGACCGAGGCCGTCCCGAGGGCGACGTGCTGCTCGGAACTGCCGAAGGCATCGAAGCCGACGCGCTCTGCGAGCAGTACCTCCTCGATCAGTTCCCGGTAGCGGTGCTCATGGGTGAGCCCGACCGGGGTGTCCCCCTCGGTCATGAGGATGAAGTCCATACCGACCCTTCCATCGAATGTTATTCGCCGCTAACGTAGGGCGTAGCACAGCCCAGGTCAAGACCACGAGAGAGAGCGAAGGCGTTAGTTCTGATTAACGTGCATGAGCCTCGACTGCGGGCCTGTCCCCATCCGTCGAGGAGTGACGCATCCGCGAGGTACTGGCCGAGCAGGCACAGGAGGAGGAGTGACCACACGTGAGCGAGTTGCGGATTGAGCGTTTGACCTCGCCTGACATCGCGAGTGCCATCGCGAGCGGTATGCGTACGGCGGTCCTGCCACTGGGCGCCACGGAGCAGCACGGTGCGCACCTGCCGATGTCGGTCGACAGTGATCACGCCGATCGACTGGGTGTTCTTGTCGCCGAGCGGCTTGGCGACGCGCTCGTGCTACCGACGGTGCGGATCGGCTGCTCGTCGCACCACCTCGGCTTCGCCGGAACGCTCTCGCTCCAGGCCGAGACGCTCGAAGCGATCTGCGCCGACTGCTGCGTGAGCCTTGCCGCGCACGGCTTCCGCCGGGTGCTGATCTTCTCGGCGCATATCGGCAACTACCCGGTGCTCAGTGACATCGAGCCGAAGCTCGCCGCGCGGCTTCCCTCCGACCTGGATGTCATCGCGTTCGCGGACTCGGCAGCGGTCCTCCGCGCGTGGCGCGATGCTGCTCAACGCGTCGCCGGCCTCGCCGGCCACGTCGGAGGCCATGCCGACGTCGCCGAAAGTTCGATCATGCTAGCGGTGCGGCCGGACGCCGTGAGGAACGATCGCGCCGCCGCGGGTTTCACCGGGTCCATGGATGACGCGTTGCTGGCCCGCGTATTCACTGACGGTGTCAAGGCAGTCGCACCTGGTGGGGTGCTCGGTGATCCGCACGGCATGTCGTCTGAGCTGGGCTTCGCCTGTCTGACCGCGGTGGCCGATCTGCTCGCGGAACACGCAAGGGCACGTTATCGGCCACTCACCTAGACTAGACTTCACATGTGTCGAGCTCACCTACCCCCCGTACCGCATCTCCCCGCACCACCCGTCGGCAGGTGCTGATCAAGGTCGCCGGAGAGTTGTTCAACGAGCGTGCCTTCGATGCGGTCACCACTGAGATGATCGGCGCGCGTGCCGGTGTGACCGGCCCCGCGCTCTACCGGCACTTCCCGAGCAAGCAGGCGTTGCTGATCGCCGTGCTCGAGGATCCGCTCAACGAACTACTGGCTCATGCCCGCAAGACGGCAGCCGAGGTGACGGATCCACGCAAGGCACTTGAGGAGATGATCGATTACCACGTCAAACGCAGTCTCCAGAACGTTCCGTCCACGCTGGTGTTCCTGAAGAACGAACACAACGTCCCCGAGGACGAACGCCATCGCATGCGACGCATGATGCGCCTCTACGCCGAAGAGTGGAGCGGACTGGTCACCCGGCTGCGGCCCGACCTGTCAGACGCGCAGACCCGCGTTCTCACACACGCCGTCTTCTCGATGATCAACGCGGTACCCCAGTTCAACAGCGGCCTCGATCCCGACGTCGTCGCGACGACCATCCGCACCGCCGCGATCAACGCGCTGCTCATCCCCGCGGACGCGATCTGACAAGAGTGGGAGTCCTGGACGCCCCAGACGAGGCCGAGGGTGACGTGCCCGTACACATGAACTGCGGGAACGGCGGTCAGCGCGGACAGTGTGGTGCCGACGACAAGAGGGACAGCGTTGGCGGCGACGAATGCACGCCGGGCACGACGCGTGGTTCCGCGGAGACTTTCACCGTGTTGCAGTCGGAGGGCATCGAGCGATGGGTCCGGTGCCGGCGGTGATCCGGTGAGGGCGAGGAGAAGGCGGGGTGCACGGAAACCTTCCGGGCTTCGAGGGCGGGTGACTCAGCCGGCGAGTATGGGTGCCTCGGACGCGCAGCTTGTTCCGGTGCGGAAAAGGTCGAGGATCTGGCCGACGGCTTGGGAGGGACACGAACAGGAATGTCAACGGCATCCGACGACGTCTCGGTCCGGGGCATGGCGGAGGCCGACCCGCTGCCGGACTGACCGCTACCGCAGCCCGTAGATCACTACGGTGTTGCCCCATGGGTCCCGGGCCACGGCCCGGACCTCGTGCGGGCCCTGCTCGGGCTCCCGGACTACGGATCCGCCGCCTTGTACGAGGGCGGTGAGCGCCGAGGTCACGTCGGGGACCTTGAACGACGCCGCGGGCACCCCACCGGTGACGTCCTCGGCCGGGCCGGTCAGGGCCAACGTGGTGCTGCCGGCGTCGAGGGCGGCGTAGCGGTCGCCGTCGACGAACTTCGTGGCCAGGCCGAAGGTGTCGGTGTAGAAGCGCACGGCGGCGTCGATGTCGGCCACCGGGTGCAGCACGTTCCCGATCTTCACGAGGTCGATCTCCACGGAATCACTCACCGGACGGCCGTAGCACGGCCTGAGCGGAGAGTCCCGCTACACCGCGCGCCGCGCGTGGATGAACCACTGGCGCGATCTGGCGGACGGTGGCGGTGTCGACACTGGTGGCCATGGCGGCATAGGTGCGAAGGGCCTTCGTCCGGGTCGGTTCAGAATTCTTCATCAGATCCATCACACGGCCTCTCCGCAAATCCACCAGAGCTGACGAGCCGGGGCCGATGTCATTCATTCAACGCTCTGCCCGAGGTGGAGGAAATCACCGCGGTACCACATCACCGGCTTGCCGCTACCTATGCGCGCGTCGTGCACGCGACCGATGAGAATGACGTGATCGCCGCCGGGTACGGCTTGCTCCAGCTCGCAGCGGATGACCGCTGCGGCGTCGGGCAGTATCGGGTGTCCGCCCTCGTCGGACTCGAAGCTCCCGTGTGCGAACTTGTCCTCGCCCTTCGTGGCGAACCTCATGGCCAACTTTGCATGCGCGGGCGTCACGATGTTCACGACGAACTGCTCAGCCGCTACAAAAGCCGGGAAGCAGTCCGCTCCTTGGTCCAGGCACACCAGAACAAGTGGTGGATCAAGCGACAGCGCCGCGAAGGAACTCGCGGTGAACCCATGCGGCGTGCCCCCGGCACTTCGGGTCGTCACGATCGTCACGCCGGCGGGGAAGCGGGCCAACGCCGAACGGAAGGCAGCCGCGTCCAGCCCCTGGACTTGATCAGCCATTCCACACCTCGCGGACACCTCGGACGGCAGGGTCGTGGTAGACGGTGCGCGCGTTGGCGAGGGCGGCGCTGGGCTGCTTCTCGTCAGACCAGTTGGCATCCTCGACCAGTTCCCGGTAGCGGTGTTCACGCGCGAGTCTGGTCGGGGTGTCCCCCTCAACCATGACGATGACGTCCATATCAGCCCTTCCTTCGAATGTTATTGGCGACTAACTTATGGCCTGGCTTGGGCGTGGTCAAGGCCCGTCTGGGGAGGCAGATACGTGAGTGCGCGGTAACCAGGGAGGGCGTCAGGTCGGTCCGTGGCCTAACTGTGCAGCTCTCGGTCGGTGACGCGACCGGGGTTGCGCTGGTCGCCCCTCCCGTGTGTGCTTGCTGGGCCTTGGTGTTATCGACAGGTAACGCCTTTGCCCTCTCTCGGCGCCTTGACCTGGGCTGGGCTACGCCCTACGTTAGCGCCGAATAACATTCGATGGAAGGGTCGGTATGGACTTCATCCTCATGACCGAGGGGGACACCCCGGTCGGGCTCACCCATGAGCACCGCTACCGGGAACTGGTCGAGGAGGTGCTGCTCGCAGAGCGCGTCGGGTCCTCCCCGGGTGTCCGTACCGAAGGCGGTGGTCGCGGAGGATCTTCCAGGTCTTCATGTGGGCGAAGACGCGCTCGACGCGGGCGCGGACCTGTTTGTGGGAGTTTGTGCGACCGGGTGGCCGAGATCAGGGGAAAGGTTCAGTTGCCGAGCACGGTCAGCAGCCCGAGCTTTTCCGCGGCGTCCGTGCCGTCGACGGGGGTGAGCCAGATGAGCCGTTGACGATTATCCTCGCTGAACAGGTTGAGGCAGTTCAGTTCCAGAATGCCTACTGCGGGGTGGACGATCCGCTTGCGTTCGTTACGTCGCACCGCCACCTCGTGCTGCCCCCACAGGTGCGCGAACTCGTCGCTGTGCTGTTCGAGCTCTGTGACCAGGCGGGCCGTTTCCGGATCGCCGTCATCACGGCGGCCGCTGGCAGCACGCAGATCGGCGACGTACGCGCGGGAGTGGTAGTCGTGGTCGTCCTCTGGGAAGACCTCGCGTGAACGCAGGTCGGTGAACCATCGGTATACACAGCTCGCCTCGAGCCCTTTCGCCGCCACGGGCGGGCCGAAGACCGTCTCTGCAACGGAGTTCTGTGCGAGTGTGACGTGCAGGTCGGTGACGATCTGGGCCGGGGTGTCGGCAAGGCGGTCGAGCAGGCTGAGCATCGTTGGTTCGACGTGCGAGGCTGGACCGCCCGGGATCGGCAGTGCTCGGTCGGCAAGGCGGTAGATGTGATCGCGCTCGTCGCCGGTGAGGCGCAGGGCGCGGGCGAGCGCGGCGAGCATCTGCTCTGAAGGCTGGGCGCCGCCTTGTTCCAGCTCGGTGTAGTAGTCGCTCGAGGCACCGGCCAGCATGGCAACCTCGTCCCGGCGCAGCCCCGGCACACGGCGCCTGGGACCGGTCGGCAGACCGACGTCGGAGGGACGGACGCGCTCGCGTCTTGATCTGAGGAACGCTCCCAGTTCACCAAGGTTCACACCGGCATTGTGCCCACATGGGCCGGTGCCCGGCCAGGGGGGCACCGGCTCCGCCCCAGAGCTCGCCTGCGTTCCAGCTACTCCAGCCCTCAAGGTAGGGATGGCGGCCCTAGGGAAAGGACCCGCTGGCTGCCCCTGCGCGGGTGCCGCACGGTGAATACAAGACATCGCTGCACAGGAAAGCCGGGAAACAGCATGCCCACATCCATTGAGAAGATTGCACTCGTTACAGGGGGCAACCGTGGTATCGGTCGCGCCACGGTCGAGGCCCTTGCCGCCGACGGCGTCGATGTCGTGTTCACCTACCGCTCCCACGAGGATGAGGCCGAGCAGGTCGCCGATGCCGTGGCCGCCGTCGGCCGAACCGCCCGGGCGATCCGGCTCGACGTCGCCGATACGGCTTCCCATTCCTCGTTCACCGCGACCCTGGCCGAGGTCCTGCGGGCCGCGTGGAGCCGGGAGAACTTCGACATCCTCGTCAACAACGCCGGCTTCTCCGGGGACAGTGCTCTGGGCACGACCGATGAGGAAACCATCGATCAGCTCTATCAAGTCCACTTCAAGGGCGTCTACCTGCTCACCCAGGCCCTCGCGACCGCACCCGAGGGCTCCCAGCCCCTGCTGGCCGACGGCGGCAGGGTCATCAACTTCTCCTCCTGCCTTTCACGGATCGTCACCGCGCCGTTCTCGGTCTACTCGGCGATGAAGGGCGCGATCGAGGTGCTGACCCGCTACTGGGCCATCGAGCTCGGCGGGCGCGGCATCAGCGTCAACACCGTCGCGCCCGGCCCAGTAGCCACTGACTTCGCCGGCGGATACCTGCGCGTCAGTGAGGAGTTCCGGAAGGCCATGAGCGAGATGACGGCCCTCGGCCGAGTCGCCTCTGCCGAGGACATCGGTCCGGCCGTGACGGCTCTGGTCAGTGACGCCACCGGATGGATCACGGCCCAGCGCATCGAGGTCAGCGGCGGAATCCACCTCTGACCCGCCCACCAGAAGGCTTTCGCGACTGCTGCATGACTGGGTGACAGCGGGTTCATGCCGCCAGCGTTGCGGGTGGGGTCACGATGGTCTTGTACTCGACAAGGGTCAACCGGACCGAGTCTCTCACATTTCGTGAGCCGGCTGGGGCTCGGTCTCCCAGCGCTGGTCGAGGAAGGCTACGACGTGTTCTGACAGCTCGTCGACTCCGCCGGTGGTCATCAGGTCCGGGCCGAGTGCTCCACCGTCTATGGCCGCTTCCGTCTACGGCCGCGTGTCGGGGTCTCCCATGCCATGACGGAAGCGGAGTTCGCCGGGACAGCCGCGCGTGGCCAGACCGACCTCGGCCCGGGCCCATCACCATGCGGCCGCCATGGTGATGGATCCGCACCTGCTGGCGACCCTGGAGCAGGCCGTCGC is a window from the Streptomyces luomodiensis genome containing:
- a CDS encoding MmyB family transcriptional regulator is translated as MNLGELGAFLRSRRERVRPSDVGLPTGPRRRVPGLRRDEVAMLAGASSDYYTELEQGGAQPSEQMLAALARALRLTGDERDHIYRLADRALPIPGGPASHVEPTMLSLLDRLADTPAQIVTDLHVTLAQNSVAETVFGPPVAAKGLEASCVYRWFTDLRSREVFPEDDHDYHSRAYVADLRAASGRRDDGDPETARLVTELEQHSDEFAHLWGQHEVAVRRNERKRIVHPAVGILELNCLNLFSEDNRQRLIWLTPVDGTDAAEKLGLLTVLGN
- a CDS encoding creatininase family protein; the protein is MSELRIERLTSPDIASAIASGMRTAVLPLGATEQHGAHLPMSVDSDHADRLGVLVAERLGDALVLPTVRIGCSSHHLGFAGTLSLQAETLEAICADCCVSLAAHGFRRVLIFSAHIGNYPVLSDIEPKLAARLPSDLDVIAFADSAAVLRAWRDAAQRVAGLAGHVGGHADVAESSIMLAVRPDAVRNDRAAAGFTGSMDDALLARVFTDGVKAVAPGGVLGDPHGMSSELGFACLTAVADLLAEHARARYRPLT
- a CDS encoding LLM class flavin-dependent oxidoreductase; this encodes MDFILMTEGDTPVGLTHEHRYRELIEEVLLAERVGFDAFGSSEQHVALGTASVSAPEVLYPYLMALTSRIRFIHLVTLLPTRMNHALRVAERVATEDILSNGRIELGTGRGNTTLALRAFEVDPSENKSQWREGVELIRRAFLDDPFSYVGEHYKIPPRSLVPKPLQTPYPPISAAAGSPSSVQTAATMGIGAIMGGLYLGFDLVENMVKLYDTTLAATDHPHPITPRKMVAISGGMHCAETTAQARTEAKPLFEMAKLSTDAYERLSKLSQDYAYMGAVKNIDFNDEEYMFERSQGFMVGDPDHCIEHVQRYADMGVDALVLRVDSLPHHQLLRSIELFGKYVIPHFKNPRNVIRPADDVLADIRAARPAHQEALRQFHSQHNPTHPKETSR
- a CDS encoding VOC family protein, with amino-acid sequence MSDSVEIDLVKIGNVLHPVADIDAAVRFYTDTFGLATKFVDGDRYAALDAGSTTLALTGPAEDVTGGVPAASFKVPDVTSALTALVQGGGSVVREPEQGPHEVRAVARDPWGNTVVIYGLR
- a CDS encoding flavin reductase family protein; this encodes MADQVQGLDAAAFRSALARFPAGVTIVTTRSAGGTPHGFTASSFAALSLDPPLVLVCLDQGADCFPAFVAAEQFVVNIVTPAHAKLAMRFATKGEDKFAHGSFESDEGGHPILPDAAAVIRCELEQAVPGGDHVILIGRVHDARIGSGKPVMWYRGDFLHLGQSVE
- a CDS encoding TetR/AcrR family transcriptional regulator, yielding MLIKVAGELFNERAFDAVTTEMIGARAGVTGPALYRHFPSKQALLIAVLEDPLNELLAHARKTAAEVTDPRKALEEMIDYHVKRSLQNVPSTLVFLKNEHNVPEDERHRMRRMMRLYAEEWSGLVTRLRPDLSDAQTRVLTHAVFSMINAVPQFNSGLDPDVVATTIRTAAINALLIPADAI
- a CDS encoding enoyl-CoA hydratase/isomerase family protein; this translates as MTTLYHHGTGNVLTERHDNGILQITINRPDRYNSLTLPMFEEMNQIWADVERDDQTRVVVITGAGKAFCTGMDVAQPDPTPQDALAILETERKRVATMLRIEKPIISAINGPAVGYGLSTALLADISIAADDAVLIEGHTKVGVTAGDHAALIWPLLVGMAKTKYYVLTSEKLTGAEAERIGLVSLSVPREQVLPRALEVASQLARGSQQALRFTKRALNAWLTNAMPQHELSSALEILDFAGADYAEARQAFREKRPVDFPSARTAGGLAN